The following are encoded together in the Strongyloides ratti genome assembly S_ratti_ED321, chromosome : 2 genome:
- a CDS encoding Protein transport protein Sec61 subunit alpha-like 1: MGVKFLEFIKPFCGLVPEIAQPDRKIQFREKVAWTAVTLFVFLVCCQIPLYGIMSSESADPLYWLRVIMASNRGTLMELGISPIVTSGMIMQLLAGAKLIEVGDTPKERALFNGAQKLFGMLITVGQAIVYVASGMYGAPSEIGSGICLLIVIQLTIASLIVLLLDELLQKGYGLGSGISLFIATNVCETIIWRAFSPTTINTGRGTEFEGAVIALFHLLATRNDKIRALNEAFYRQNLPNLMNLLATVFIFAVVIYFQGFRVDIPVKSSRFRGQRSTYPIKLFYTSNIPIILQSALVSNLFIISQMLSNRFGGNFFVNLLGRWSDASGGYRSSPIGGLCYYLSPPETTADILLDPIHTIIYIAFMLGSCAFFSKTWIDVSGSSAKDVAKQFKEQQMVISGHRETSIVHELNRYIPTAAAFGGICIGALSVTADFLGAIGSGTGILLAVTIIYQYFETFVKEQREVGGAGLF, encoded by the exons aTGGGTG ttaAATTCCTTGAATTTATAAAACCATTCTGTGGGTTAGTTCCAGAAATTGCCCAACCAGATAGGAAGATTCAATTTCGTGAAAAAGTTGCATGGACTGCTGTAACATTATTTGTTTTCTTAGTATGTTGTCAAATTCCACTTTATGGAATCATGTCATCAGAATCTGCAGATCCACTTTATTGGCTTCGTGTTATTATGGCATCTAATCGTGGTACTTTAATGGAACTTGGAATTTCACCAATTGTTACATCTGGTATGATTATGCAATTATTAGCTGGAGCAAAACTTATTGAAGTTGGTGATACACCAAAAGAACGCGCTCTTTTTAATGGTGCTCAAAAACTTTTTGGTATGCTTATTACTGTTGGACAGGCTATTGTATATGTTGCTTCTGGTATGTATGGTGCTCCAAGTGAAATTGGATCTGGAATTTGTCTTCTTATTGTTATTCAGTTAACTATTGCCTCACTTATTGTTCTTCTTCTTGATGAACTTTTACAAAAAGGATATGGTCTTGGTTCTGGTATTTCACTTTTTATTGCAACAAATGTTTGTGAAACTATTATCTGGAGAGCATTTTCACCAACAACCATTAATACAGGGCGTGGTACTGAATTTGAAGGAGCAGTCATTGCTTTATTCCATCTTTTAGCAACAAGAAATGACAAAATTCGTGCTCTTAATGAAGCTTTTTACAGACAAAATCTTCCAAATTTAATGAATCTTCTTGCTacagtttttatttttgctgTTGTTATCTATTTCCAAGGATTCCGTGTTGATATTCCAGTCAAAAGTTCTCGATTCCGTGGTCAACGTTCAACTTATccaataaaacttttttacaCATCAAATATTCCAATTATTCTTCAATCAGCTCTTGTATCTAATCTTTTCATTATATCTCAAATGCTTTCAAATAGATTTGGTGGAAACTTTTTCGTTAATCTTTTAGGAAGGTGGTCAGATGCATCAGGTGGTTATCGTAGTTCCCCAATTGGAGGATTATGTTATTATCTTTCACCACCAGAAACAACAGCTGATATTCTTTTAGATCCAATTcatacaattatatatattgcaTTCATGCTTGGATCATGTGCATTTTTCTCAAAAACATGGATTGATGTATCTGGATCATCAGCTAAAGATGTTGCTAAACAATTTAAAGAACAACAAATGGTAATTTCAGGACATCGTGAAACATCAATTGTCCATGAACTTAATCGTTACATCCCAACAGCTGCAGCATTTGGAGGTATTTGTATTGGGGCACTTTCTGTTACTGCTGATTTCCTTGGAGCTATTGGGTCTGGAACTGGTATTTTGCTGGCTGttactattatttatcaatatttcgAGACATTTGTCAAGGAACAAAGAGAGGTAGGAGGCGCTggattgttttaa
- a CDS encoding DNA-directed RNA polymerase III subunit RPC10, protein MLLFCPECGTLLKVTEHKSIGCNILKCINCSYWQNIPGKISSKYYPQLKDMDEVLGGPSSWENAQITDEKCPKCGGLRAYFMQLQTRSADEPMTIFYRCAANECCHRWKE, encoded by the exons ATGCTTCTATTTTGTCCTGAATGTGGAACGTTACTTAAAGTTACTGAGCATAAATCTATTggttgtaatattttaaaatgtataaattgtAGTTATTGGCAAAATATTCCAGGGaag atatcTAGTAAATATTATCCacaattaaaagatatgGATGAAGTTCTTGGAGGGCCAAGTTCATGGGAGAATGCACAGATAACAGATGAGAAATGTCCAAAATGTGGGGGACTTAGGGCATATTTTATGCAACTTCAAACACGAAGTGCTGATGAACCTatgacaattttttatagatgTGCAGCTAATGAATGTTGTCATAGATGGAAAGAATAA
- a CDS encoding MKI67 FHA domain-interacting nucleolar phosphoprotein — MGPKLIKKKTVKKVKVPKVETTESKKVVPDIQLSKEQESEKDEKQTTSLPVKIFPKFSKKKMSKNPEDFSSIIKISRLPYGFFEEELLNFFTQFGKVIRVRVPRSKKTLNFKRYAYVEFELPEIAEIVAETMDNHMMFDNLIKVQHLKYKDVPEKFFTSRRVILRFSKNKTTVIKEIKKRSKPFEGVDWNEIQKKITNKYKRKQDKLGNLGINYQFPKIQS, encoded by the coding sequence ATGGGTCCAAAacttattaagaaaaaaactgttaaaaaagttaaagtaCCAAAGGTTGAGACCACAGaatcaaaaaaagttgtacCTGATATTCAATTATCGAAAGAACAAGAATCAGAAAAAGATGAAAAACAAACAACTTCTCTAccagttaaaatatttccaaaattttctaaaaaaaaaatgagtaAAAATCCAGAAGATTTTTCAtcaattatcaaaatttcaCGTCTACCATATGGATTTTTTGAAGAAGAATTGTTAAATTTCTTTACTCAATTTGGAAAAGTAATACGTGTTCGTGTTCCAAGATCTAAGAAAACACTAAATTTTAAGAGATACGCATATGTTGAATTTGAATTACCTGAAATAGCAGAAATAGTAGCTGAAACAATGGATAATCATATGAtgtttgataatttaataaaagttcaacatttgaaatataaaGATGTACCAGAGAAATTTTTTACCAGTCGCAGAGTTATTCTACGTTTTAGTAAAAACAAAACAACTgtaattaaagaaattaaaaaaagaagtaaaCCATTTGAGGGAGTTGATTGGAATGAGATacagaaaaaaattacaaataaatacaaACGAAAACAAGACAAGTTAGGAAACTTAGGAATAAACTATCAATTTCCTAAAATTCaaagttaa
- a CDS encoding Armadillo-type fold domain-containing protein, with protein MSFFTESDENDQSFFEEENNVPPPSQHFSKITDTTKIDSFDDSSDNENDDFNKLTQHANKKMCYTQNVTKRVNRYGSQSTETLKKVNFPKKIEKFFNDVGLETIESEEYSTCIKVVDTTLEYKAFIIKLKKYLDEVNIDELFSTVLSVITLENGLDSLNVLEIFSKPIKINENFSNSFLQVLVSIEKLQAKIIQAVFKFFERSVSEDTTVKMACGIYIDLLKDVDEIYEQNEIYDTIYNLKYNKFGTSYRNEIASFVYKFIQDFKLENELYRKLMKWLKEDDMEECESFRLALLQSIKNVYADSLNIKYECFALIKNINMFECNTVIEIINYTSMSLTTDSKNQIVLFLLALRQNLNFDKFKSSADFDKIICNMFNKIMMLITNYGANGINIVLSVFNASNNNKVTSSDFGVISDVIENDLIDNNEENENSNDEEDDLKVTVLKPSFSKFDYILAYTTISEYINPLTSKIISIAKLMAAQIEQNFKSLDETCKFMKTLLKCEEFPLKNLEALLYIGEYFLKDSSPVVNEVGQYIFLEIFVNLCYDREKIIALLIDKMLSKEDVSYNALNTIYLIVKKYPHEFADYIDYYLERTSNYCVKFESKHLRIFFKILSCLSISCSGDEVESKVSSIYDRFDHFFESIDENSFRIALSANIVRICELIRRDPEKYSSEISRILEKLDSCSNYMPEYLAYYFSEFSVNLKSGYKKFSTQSKELVEYMNKKVLHYLKDTYFVCLKEPIKYVDNEGDVFEPLFEGYNNLEAQYVMKHTTFLKRDLKDLDIWNVEMLNPLTPMIQFIYQVLRLMNKWKQQNDTASLENLYFIFEANIDLRGISSMLKKEDLNEKELSDLRLSILFLLDYLSNLLNTFADCRSSNQHNEILQKKYKLYVKLESIFFDLIHNKHKLKFTLPRLLSNGYSISRSSIVLFGIKKNVLNPKKKVVKSDADCDKSILENENIENPTLGTCQFFGNTQAPNGKKNSTKSYYKIIPSTKISDYITPFTINVLIKCIDAFLKSPYLLSKVLNGLDAAISRIEESFVSKKIPTFGFSKPLKTLEAFFPYIDKQNKNDLKRLLSDCIIPMMTVFDYCKRNLVDEPENLQYQNFAEQSLKIVFRSIQLNNNKEDCNGKKNIEEKIFQFISTNHPDLICNNNDANTTIFNYFLENESCITSSSTMAVLVINMLLDFIGENELLRLKVAVKCLNLLDYSWQSKSTINCSTANYCKDIARILETYFSLISPRYQILAIIYMVTRKLIFLAPNKEQNDLKEIGFIYSLNYAKLGVSNPDDASACDAFTPKTFSYIYNVCFTALNTSTQNFLVANETTLTNRIEKNLDSWYFAVTCFNKLVSFIKVSKFRTKSILSVVVKEGKKFINFMSSNKSIFMNYIVDQAKFNDHKDRFVQIFYGIEDCYTILSSFNSEFQKKLTGGVLKMFPQFICGFESFKRHYNNISKINLVKSSLADKTRKRNGNSEKVIEPKKKKTKLGKKSVLIEHTENMET; from the exons ATGTCATTTTTTACTGAATCTGATGAAAATGATCAAAGTTTTTTTGAAGAAGAAAATAACGTTCCACCTCCTTCACaacatttttctaaaataacag ATACTACAAAAATTGACTCTTTTGATGATTCATCTGACAACGAGAACGATGATTTTAATAAGCTTACACAACAtgctaataaaaaaatgtgttACACACAAAATGTGACAAAAAGAGTCAATCGTTATGGTAGTCAGTCAACTGAGACTTTGAAAAAAGTTAACTTTcctaaaaaaatagaaaaattttttaatgatgttGGATTAGAGACTATTGAAAGTGAAGAATATTCTACATGTATAAAAGTTGTTGATACAACTTTAGAATACAAagcatttattattaaattaaagaaGTACTTGGATGAAGTTAATATTGATGAGTTATTTAGTACCGTTTTATCGGTTATTACATTGGAAAATGGGTTGGACTCTTTGAATgttcttgaaatattttcaaaacctataaaaattaatgagaATTTTTCTAATAGTTTTTTGCAAGTTTTGGTTTCAATAGAGAAATTACAAGCAAAAATAATTCAAGCagttttcaaattttttgaaagaaGTGTTTCTGAAGATACGACGGTGAAGATGGCTTGTGGTATATATATTGATCTATTGAAAGATGTCGATGAAATATATGAACAAAACGAAATTTATGATACTATTTATAATCttaagtataataaatttggAACTTCATACAGAAATGAAATTGCAAGTTTTGTGTACAAATTTATTCAAGATTTTAAATTGGAAAATGAGTTGTATCGAAAGCTCATGAAATGGTTAAAGGAAGATGATATGGAAGAATGTGAAAGTTTTAGACTTGCATTGTTACAGTcgataaaaaatgtttacgCAGATTCtttgaatattaaatatgaatGTTTTGctcttattaaaaatataaatatgttcGAGTGCAATACCgtaattgaaataataaattatacgTCTATGTCATTAACGACTGACAGTAAAAATCAAATTGTACTATTTTTATTGGCATTGAGACAGAATCTAAACTTTGATAAGTTTAAATCTTCAGCTGATTTTGATAAGATTATATGtaatatgtttaataaaattatgatgTTAATAACAAATTATGGAGCAAATggaataaatattgttttaagcGTTTTTAATGCTTCCAATAACAATAAAGTTACATCATCTGATTTTGGAGTTATTAGTGATGTTAttgaaaatgatttaatagATAACAACGAGGAAAATGAAAATAGTAATGATGAAGAAGATGATTTAAAAGTAACAGTTTTGAAGCCTAGCTTTTCAAAGTTTGACTATATTTTGGCATATACCACTATTTCAGAGTATATCAATCCATTAACAAGTAAAATTATAAGTATTGCTAAACTAATGGCTGCACAAATTGAACAAAATTTCAAATCATTAGATGAAACTTGTAAATTTAtgaaaactttattaaaatgtgaGGAATTTCCACTAAAAAATTTGGAAGCATTACTGTACATTGGtgaatattttctaaaagaCAGTTCTCCAGTTGTAAATGAAGTTGgccaatatatatttttagaaatattcgTAAATCTATGTTATGACagagaaaaaataattgctTTGTTGATTGACAAAATGCTTTCAAAAGAAGATGTTAGTTATAATGCTTTGAATACGATTTATTTGATTGTTAAAAAGTACCCACATGAATTTGCTGACTACATAGACTATTATTTAGAGAGAACAAGTAATTACTGTGTTAAATTTGAATCAAAACATTtgagaatattttttaaaatactatcCTGTCTTTCAATCTCATGTTCTGGAGACGAAGTAGAATCAAAAGTTTCTTCTATTTACGACCGATTTGATCATTTCTTTGAATCCATTGATGAAAATTCATTTCGTATTGCATTGTCGGCAAATATAGTTCGAATTTGTGAATTAATTCGTAGAGATCCAGAAAAGTATTCTTCTGAGATATCTAGAATTTTAGAAAAGTTAGATTCTTGTTCAAATTACATGCCTGAATATTTAGCATATTATTTCTCAGAGTTCagtgtaaatttaaaaagtggATACAAGAAATTTTCCACACAATCAAAAGAATTAGTTGAATATATGaacaaaaaagttttacatTATCTTAAAGACACATATTTCGTTTGTCTGAAAGAGCCAATTAAATATGTTGATAATGAAGGTGATGTCTTTGAACCACTTTTTGAAGGTTACAACAATTTAGAAGCACAATATGTAATGAAACATACTACATTTTTGAAACGagatttaaaagatttagaTATTTGGAACGTTGAGATGCTGAATCCTTTAACACCCATGATTCAGTTTATCTATCAGGTTTTAAGATTAATGAATAAATGGAAACAACAAAATGATACAGCTTCtcttgaaaatttatattttatatttg aGGCAAACATTGACCTTCGTGGAATTAGTTCAATGCTTAAAAAGGAAGATTTAAATGAAAAGGAGTTATCTGATCTCAGGctaagtattttatttttattagacTATCTAAGTAACTTACTAAATACTTTTGCCGATTGTCGTTCATCTAATCAACACAATGAAATACTTCAAAAGAAGTATAAACTATACGTTAAACTTGAAAGCATATTTTTTGATCTTATTCATAATAAACACAAATTGAAATTTACTTTACCACGTTTATTGAGCAATGGTTATAGTATCTCAAGAAGTTCAATTGTATTATTtggaattaaaaaaaatgttcttAATCCAAAAAAGAAAGTTGTCAAAAGCGATGCGGATTGtgataaaagtatattggaaaatgaaaatatagaGAATCCTACTCTTGGAACTTGCCAATTTTTTGGAAATACACAAGCACCAAATggcaaaaaaaattcaacaaaatcatactataaaattattccaTCTACCAAAATTAGTGATTATATAACTCCATTCACAATTAATGTCTTGATAAAGTGTATTGATGCTTTTTTGAAATCTCCGTATTTATTAAGTAAGGTATTAAATGGTTTAGATGCAGCAATCAGTAGAATAGAAGAAAGTTttgtaagtaaaaaaataccaaCTTTTGGTTTTTCAAAACCTTTAAAAACATTGGAAGCGTTTTTCCCTTACATCGATAagcaaaataaaaatgactTGAAACGACTACTTTCTGATTGTATTATTCCAATGATGACTGTCTTTGATTATTGCAAAAGAAATTTAGTTGATGAACCAGAAAATCTACAATATCAGAATTTTGCTGAACAAAGtctaaaaattgtatttcgTAGTATACAACTCAATAATAATAAGGAAGATTgtaatggtaaaaaaaatatagaggAAAAAATTTTCCAATTTATTTCTACAAATCATCCCGATTTGATctgtaataataatgatgcCAACACAACAATATTTAACTATTTCTTAGAAAATGAAAGTTGTATAACTTCTTCTAGTACAATGGCTGTGTTAGTAATTAACATGTTACTTGATTTTATTGGagaaaatgaattattacGTTTAAAAGTTGCTGTGAAATGTTTGAATCTACTTGATTATTCATGGCAAAGTAAAAGTACTATTAACTGTTCAACAGCTAACTATTGTAAAGATATTGCTAGAATTTTAGAAACATATTTTAGTTTAATTTCACCAAGATACCAGATACTTGCTATCATATACATGGTAACTagaaaattgatatttttggCTCCAAATAAAGAACAGAAcgatttaaaagaaattggTTTTATCTATTCTTTAAATTACGCAAAATTGGGTGTGTCAAATCCAGATGATGCTTCTGCTTGTGATGCTTTTACTCCCAAAACATttagttatatttataatgtttgTTTTACAGCTCTAAATACGTCGACACAAAACTTTTTGGTTGCAAATGAAACAACATTGACTAATcgtatagaaaaaaatttggaTTCATGGTATTTTGCAGTTACTTGTTTCAATAAATTagtatcttttataaaagtatcaAAGTTTCGGACAAAGTCTATTTTATCTGTAGTTGTAAAAGAAggaaaaaagtttataaattttatgagCTCAAATAAATCTATCTTTATGAATTATATTGTTGATCAAGCAAAATTTAACGATCACAAGGATAGATTtgtacaaatattttatggaATAGAGGATTGTTATACTATTTTATCGTCTTTCAACAGtgaatttcaaaaaaaattaacaggTGGCGTTTTGAAAATGTTTCCTCAATTTATTTGTGGTTTTGAATCATTTAAAAGAcattataacaatatttcaaaaattaatcttGTTAAATCATCTCTTGCAGATAAGACAAGAAAAAGAAATGGTAATTCTGAGAAAGTTATTGAAcctaaaaagaaaaaaacaaaacTAGGTAAAAAGTCTGTTTTAATTGAGCACACAGAAAATATggaaacataa
- a CDS encoding Armadillo-like helical domain and Armadillo-type fold domain-containing protein: MDPYNQFINTSLMSNYINQPGQVTSSTSLTIDPDKSIYGGYLYPQETSYYQQTLKPINYPPEYNLTSLTNAYQQSVNGNCLSNNKNFQTQQWMQNHYFDPNIYSLSTPSCAPSTISNMSYTSITDNNPQSSCSTNTIENGRMTEIKSMFHDQSTTNSVVSCGENLDPGSNQLTEDCRNNILNNLLDDDIEVRKKGNQAKPFIIDIMNAINNDMASFTNLERLLECLCHLTYNSKTIGCIINSIIDNNLLFIDTLGKRIIKDKFNRYGCGYYALSILHAILSLSGDISKIFTKYTRKPFIMDRIFEYFEKILTLSSINLYNQICYFERKELIWLIDCLKNLIYENDYMKEYSLSKNGIQILLKIIKGSQREYIHYHSLSCINAFIQSGSIKYVIEFVKNDIIEVVFSIVTTFTPIDNNRKMGSERIIVECYKIFCSILDADKMESIAIQNISNIILNNLTKSSIHLSKYYTWFLCRLSSKKELKIEQKIDNSNLESEKIKNIEEIFDNCLITLKNLTYHSQEEKILKIGIEKLCSINGSIQILMNLFITSTFDINKSRIIIILLRGISFYKYNENHFQYLLDIIMKNIKDFIDIIFKRSKEFNKLKDISRKNLKDLLKKGIYFIKCLCLEYNGVSTKIREILRINKINLLKLIDDIKDVEIRSEVIQLAGVLLNREDNIVDKWLNNLQTQNTIKDCSESEDINLRKVTMEFLKLAQETRCYILVEESIECNGGISIASIYADM; this comes from the exons atggATCCTTATaatcaatttataaatacttCATTAATGtctaattatataaatcaaCCTGGGCAAGTGACATCATCAACTTCTCTAACAATTGATCCAGACAAATCTATTTATGGTGGTTATTTATATCCTCAAGAAACTTCTTATTATCAACAAACATTGAAACCAATTAACTATCCACCTGAATACAATTTAACTTCATTGACAAATGCCTATCAACAATCAGTTAATGGAAATTGtctatcaaataataaaaattttcaaacaCAACAATGGATgcaaaatcattattttgatcctaatatttatagtttatCAACACCTTCCTGTGCTCCATCAACAATATCAAATATGTCATATACATCAATAACTGATAATAATCCTCAATCATCCTGTTCAACTAATACTATTGAAAATGGTAGGATGACAGAAATAAAGTCAATGTTTCATGATCAAAGTACTACCAATTCAGTGGTAAGTTGTGGTGAAAATTTAGATCCAGGTTCAAATCAATTAACAGAAGATTgtagaaataatatattaaataatcttCTTGATGATGATATTGAGGTTCGAA AAAAAGGAAATCAGGCAAAACCatttattattgatattatgaatgctattaataatgatatggCAAGTTTCACAAACTTAGAAAGACTTCTAGAATGCCTTTGTCATTTAACATACAATTCAAAGACAATAGGATGTATAATAAATTCAATAATagataacaatttattatttattgatacattaggaaaaagaataataaaagataaatttaatagatATGGTTGTGGATATTATGCTTTGTCAATTCTTCATGccattttatcattatctggagatatttcaaaaatttttaccaaaTATACAAGAAAACCATTTATTATGGATAGGATATTTGagtattttgaaaaaatattaacactttcaagtataaatttatacaatcAAATATGTTATTTTGAGAGAAAAGAACTTATTTGGCTTATTGACTGTCttaaaaatcttatttatgaaaatgattatatGAAAGAGTATTCATTATCGAAAAATGgaatacaaatattattaaaaattattaaaggaAGTCAACGTGAATATATTCATTATCATTCACTTAGTTGTATAAATGCTTTTATTCAATCAGGttctataaaatatgtaattgAATTTGTCAAGAATGACATAATTGAGGTTGTTTTTTCAATTGTAACAACATTCACACCAATAGATAATAATAGAAAGATGGGAAGTGAAAGAATCATAGTagaatgttataaaattttttgttcaaTTTTAGATGCTGATAAGATGGAAAGTATTGCCATTCaaaatattagtaatattatattaaataatttaacaaaaagtaGTATTCAtctttcaaaatattatacttgGTTTTTGTGTAGATTATCCAGTAAAA AGGAACTTAAAATTGAacaaaaaatagataatagTAATTTGGAGagtgaaaaaattaaaaatattgaagaaatttttgataattgtTTGATTactcttaaaaatttaacttatCATTCTCaggaagaaaaaatattaaaaattggtATTGAAAAGTTATGTTCTATTAATGGAAgtatacaaatattaatgaatctTTTTATTACCAGTACTTTTGATATTAACAAATCAAGAATTATCATAATACTATTACGAggaatatcattttataagtATAATGAGAATCACTTTCAATATCTATTAgatattattatgaaaaatatcaaagattttatagatattatttttaaaagatcaaaagaatttaataaattaaaagatatttcaagaaaaaatttaaaagatcttctaaaaaaaggtatttattttataaaatgtctCTGTCTTGAGTATAATGGAGTTTCAACAAAAATTAGGGAAATTctaagaataaataaaattaatttactaaaattaatAGATGACATTAAGGATGTTGAGATAAGATCAGAAGTTATACAATTAGCTGGAGTACTATTAAATAGAGAAGATAATATTGTCGATAAATggttaaataatttacaaacACAAAATACAATTAAAGATTGCTCCGAGTCTGAGGATATTAATTTACGTAAAGTGACAAtggaatttttaaaattagctCAAGAAACAAGATGTTACATTTTGGTGGAGGAAAGTATTGAATGTAATGGTGGTATTTCTATTGCAAGTATTTATGCAGAtatgtga